In Thermoanaerobacterales bacterium, the genomic window CCTGAAACCCGCTGATCCACCGGCTTCCTTCAGATTCCGCCTCGCGGCGGACACCCTTGCTTTGAGCCGACGATTACTGCTACCTTTGTCGTTCGGGACTTTCACCCTATAGACAGCGCCCATGCCGCGCGCACACAAACAGGCCCCCTTGCCTCAGGAGGCCGCGCCGACCTTTTCCATTCCCATGCCTGACGGCAGCAGGGCGCCGGTCAGGACCTCGTCGAGACTTTCGACTGCCAGGACCTCGATCCCTTTCAGGTCCTGGAACAGTTCCTGGTAGTTCTCCCGCGGGATGAAAACGCGCCGCACACCCGCCTTCAAGGCCGCTTCCACCTTGGCCACGATGCCTCCCACAGGTTTGACCGCCCCGCGGATGGTGACCTCACCGGTCATGGCGACGTCGTTCGCAATCGGGACGTTGAGCGCCGCCGAGTAGACGGCGGTGGCGATGGCCACCCCGGCCGAGGGACCGTCCACCGGGATGCCGCCCGGGAAGTTCACATGGATATCGTAGTCGTTGGGGTTGAACCTTACCGCTTGGCGCAGAGCGGTCAGGACGTTCTCCACCGCCCCCCGGGCCAGGCTCTTGCGCCGCATAACGTGTCCCGGGCCGTTGATCTCTTCCTCGTCCACGACGCCGGTGACCGTCAGCGTGCCGTTGCCGTTCGCCCGGGGCAGGGCCGTGGCCTCGATCTCCAGGATCATCCCCGCGTTGGGGCCGTAAACGGCCAGGCCGTTGACCCGTCCCACCGCCGGGGCCGCCGGGATCTGCCGCTCCGGCCGGGGAGAGTACTGCCCGCTCTGGATAACCCACTCCACGTCGGCCACGGTGATGCTGTCCCGGCCCTCGGTGAGCGCGATCCCGCCGGCCAGCTGAATGATGTTCACCGCCTCACGCCCGTTGGTGGCGTACCGCCTGATAACATCCAGTACCCCGTCGGCCAGGGCGAAATCGATCTTCCGCGCGGCGTTCGTGGCGATCTCGGCCACCTGTTCCGCGGTGAGGGGGCGGAAGAAGATCTCCATGCAACGGGACCGGATGGCGGGGGGGATCTCGTGCGGCATGCGCGTCGTCGCCCCGACCAGGCGGAAATCGGCGGGCAGGCCGTTCTGAAAGATATCGTGGATGTAGTTCGGCACGTTCGGGTCGTCGGCGTTGTAGTAGGCGCTTTCCAGGAAGACCTTGCGGTCTTCCAGGACCTTCAGGAGCTTGTTCATCTGTATCGGATGGAGTTCACCGATCTCGTCAAGGAACAGCATGCCGCCGTGGGCCTTGGTCACCGCGCCGATCTTGGGCTGGGGGATGCCGGCCATGCCCATGGGCCCGGCGCCCTGGTAAATCGGGTCGTGCACCGAGCCGATCAGGGGATCGGCGATACCCCGCTCGTCAAACCGGGCGGTGGTGGCATCCATTTCGATGAACTTGGCATCGGACCTGAAGGGAGAATGAGGGCTCTTCTTCGCCTCTTCCAGAACCAGGCGCGCGGCCGCCGTCTTGCCCACGCCCGGCGGCCCGTAGAGGATGACGTGTTGCGGGTTGGGCCCGCAGAGGGCGGCGCGCAGGGCCTTCAGCCCTTCCTCCTGGCCGATGATCTCGGCGAAGCTCCCCGGCCTGGTCCGCTCCGCCAGGGGCTCGGTAAGGGAGACGGCGCGCAGCTGCCTCAACCGCTCGACCTCCTTGCGGGACTCGCGCTCCACGGCTACCTTGCTCCCTTGCTGGCTTTTGAGGAGATTCCAGAAATATAGGCCGACAATCACCCCGAAGAAAACCTGAACAAAGGTGAGAATGCTCGATAGATTAAACTCTCCGCCCAACGCTTAGACCTCCCGTTCCACGAGTTTGTCTCCCTTCTAGTATGGCAATTTTTACTGGATTCCAAACTCCCGCGCCGGCGCTGAACCGCTGGGCCGAAAAACCTATAGCTGGGACGCCTGGCCGGAGCCCTTACCGGAGCGATGGGGCCGCAAATGTTCCTGCGCGCCGAGATAACCCTGGAGGAAAAGGCAATGAAAGACTACAAGGACCTGTTCGTGCGCGTCGGGAACGAGCATCTCTTCGACACCCTCTGGGACAATTTGATCGACGAGGACCTGCACACCGCCTGGCTCGCCAACAAGCTGAGGTAGCTGGAAACAACTTCCTGACCGGTGGCATATGCTATAGAATAAACAGCGCCGGTGGTGTGGCGCAAAAGGGGGTTTGGCAGTGATGGAGTATTCCGGAATCACACCCCAGGAGGCCATGTTCCGTCTTTTTATCCTGCTCGGATTGGCCACAGGAGTACTCTCCATAGTTGAGTTTGATGTCTTGCCGGACGGGACCGTAGCACTGGACGTAGGCCTCCCCCCCGCGGCGCCGGGGA contains:
- the lonB gene encoding ATP-dependent protease LonB; the protein is MGGEFNLSSILTFVQVFFGVIVGLYFWNLLKSQQGSKVAVERESRKEVERLRQLRAVSLTEPLAERTRPGSFAEIIGQEEGLKALRAALCGPNPQHVILYGPPGVGKTAAARLVLEEAKKSPHSPFRSDAKFIEMDATTARFDERGIADPLIGSVHDPIYQGAGPMGMAGIPQPKIGAVTKAHGGMLFLDEIGELHPIQMNKLLKVLEDRKVFLESAYYNADDPNVPNYIHDIFQNGLPADFRLVGATTRMPHEIPPAIRSRCMEIFFRPLTAEQVAEIATNAARKIDFALADGVLDVIRRYATNGREAVNIIQLAGGIALTEGRDSITVADVEWVIQSGQYSPRPERQIPAAPAVGRVNGLAVYGPNAGMILEIEATALPRANGNGTLTVTGVVDEEEINGPGHVMRRKSLARGAVENVLTALRQAVRFNPNDYDIHVNFPGGIPVDGPSAGVAIATAVYSAALNVPIANDVAMTGEVTIRGAVKPVGGIVAKVEAALKAGVRRVFIPRENYQELFQDLKGIEVLAVESLDEVLTGALLPSGMGMEKVGAAS